The following are encoded in a window of Vigna unguiculata cultivar IT97K-499-35 chromosome 8, ASM411807v1, whole genome shotgun sequence genomic DNA:
- the LOC114195147 gene encoding uncharacterized protein LOC114195147 gives MLRGESSSSSPDASSRWSYHVYLSFGMEGTHVDFANTLCASLQRKGISTFTYDNQVERDVMLKRVQKAMEEYLVAIVLLSENYASSTWCLDELQKILAVGKPVIPVFYEVAPSDVRYQINCFAKAFEEHKRSEEDQSKVQQWRESLKEVADFSGWESKDRRREELIEDIIKSVWTKIRHKLPSYEEEWVGIDSRVEKISSLLKLELKDMVRFIGIWGMGGIGKTTLARVVFKKICSQFDISCFLENVREISGKTHDMLTLQITLLSHMEVKEFTIQNLDEGKIVIGGILRNNRVLLVLDDVDDARQLDSLGVNDQGKFGPGSRIIVTTRDMEVLKPHGKFEICKIGLLNSDESLQLFCQKAFRIEKPSEQLLQLSKVAVQQAGGLPLALEIMGSSFCGRNESQWKEFLGKKEYSKKDIVMEKLIISYHGLPESYQILFLDIACFFNGWVKEHVEQILTICCRCPANGIDVLIDKSLATCDGSRLGMHDLLQEMGRKIVVEKCLIDAGKRSRLWSPHDIDQALKRKKKKESIEGIVLKSSTEPYIANWDPEAFSKMYNLKFLIINFHNIQFPRGLKCLSSSLKVLRWTKCTLEALPLGVKLENLVMLKMRYSKIKKIWSDSQHFRRLKFIDLSHSEDLIETPIVSEVPCLESLLLEGCKNLVKVHQSVGLHTKLVVLNLKDCINLQILPTKFKMDSLEELILSGCSKLRKRTKFGKNVQCLSLLNLHKSENLICQPKSVCNVSGTKVHSENLKELSFCGGKELTSKSTWNLHQWSSICGKKLVSKELNLPPLSSLSSLKFLNLSYCDLNDESIPDDLGSLSSLLGLDLSGNNFVRPNYCISNLHALKSLTLIDCPRLESLPMLPPNVQCLCTANSTEMKPLNSDAHLLWKIFELHMNQVYSLYTPYSLPHLPPIHPNYFHKVCVYQMEGRPHFMFIIPGREIQKWNEECFLVDPSHHPYNMLGCVSAASIIVEAPKYCESSGWLGIAICLALEPSNMQASPQSHVSPHSMGNEEICIYYWACKAHSGEPDLIFPIVPKHSHSVHECNEEKCLLQLIFYVENHSKAWKPSIRKCRCSVIFKEDVEEWCCPRVHTKASMLSGESSSNSSRWTYHVFLSFRGEDTRLGFTDHLYAALVRKGMITFRDDKNLEKGDKIDKELFKAIKESLGAIVILSENYASSSWCLDELNKILESNRVLGREVFPVFCGVSPSEVQHQTTTSFEEAFQKHERRFEKDTEKVRQWRDSLKEVSQIPGWESKNYQHQTELIENIVESVWTKLRPKMPSFNDGLVGIGSRVKKMDSLLSMESKDHARFIGIWGMGGIGKTTLARVVVKKIQHQFDISCFLDNVREISKESDGRIRLQGKLLSHLAIKGLEIRDLDEGKNTIRELLFKKKVLLVIDDVDDTSQLECLAERLEWFGPGSRVIITTRDTQVLISHGIIENYKINLLNSDESLQLLSQKAFKRDKPEEHYLELSKAVAKYAGGLPLALELLGSFLCGRRESQWKEVVDMIREVPPSHIAMQSLRISYNGLPLPYKTLFLDIACFFRGRIKELVIQALEICERYPPVGIDLLVEKSLATYDGFTIGMHDLLQESAREIVTEESYVDPAKRSRLWTLEDTNEVLKYNKANESIEGIVLNSPEKEEAIWDPEAFSRMYNLQLLIINYHVNLPTSLKCLCSSLKFLQWMKYPLESLPLGVQLDELVELKMHSSRIKRIWNGNQDFAKLKFIDLSYSEDLIQTPIVSGAPSLERLLLIGCVNLVEVHPSVGQHKRLDLLMLKDCKNLQIMPRKLEMDSLEELILSGCSKLEKLPEFGENMKSLSLLNVEHCINLLCLPNSICNLKSLRKLYVSGCSRISTLPDGMNENESLEELDVSRTEITEISSSKVRLEILRELSFGGRKETTPKSQNLLQWISKFMGQSDMHESIVPPLSSLLALESLDLSYRDLTDESIPSDFGPLSLLKRLDLSGNNFVNPPAQCIISLSMLHTLSFDHCPRLESLPMLPPNLQALYATNCPKLKPFHLDEDTLWKIFESHSHEDPIEGPELWFIIPGNEIPSWFNNQNSLAIDSSDQTYQKLCCDSVTSIIVDVPEDCQLSEWWGIAVCLVLEPLNTDVPSSSNARPTSTVNEEIGIYYWVCKTPDKDPDPNFPIAPKFGNLLYKFNDPYIHIIFFNADHVYIQHYLSGEQTQLEVVFFVENLSESCKARIKKCGCRVICKEKIEEWRKHSDGLNISRITETNEDEERHELEVEEPTSPTLGK, from the exons ATGTTACGTGGAGAATCTTCCTCAAGTTCTCCTGATGCATCTTCGCGGTGGAGCTACCATGTTTATTTGAGTTTTGGAATGGAAGGCACTCACGTAGATTTTGCTAACACCTTATGCGCTTCGTTGCAGCGAAAGGGAATCTCAACTTTCacatatgataatcaagttgaGAGAGATGTGATGTTGAAAAGAGTTCAGAAAGCAATGGAGGAGTACCTTGTTGCCATTGTCCTTCTCTCCGAAAACTATGCTTCTTCCACTTGGTGTTTGGATGAACTCCAAAAGATTCTTGCTGTGGGAAAACCAGTTATTCCTGTGTTTTATGAAGTCGCTCCTTCCGATGTTAGGTACCAGATAAATTGTTTCGCTAAGGCTTTCGAAGAACATAAAAGATCAGAAGAAGACCAATCGAAGGTGCAACAATGGAGGGAATCCTTGAAAGAAGTTGCGGACTTTTCTGGCTGGGAGTCCAAGGATAG GAGAAGGGAAGAGCTCATTGAAGACATTATTAAATCGGTATGGACAAAAATACGTCATAAATTACCATCATACGAGGAGGAATGGGTTGGAATTGATTCAAGAGTTGAGAAAATAAGTTCACTTTTGAAACTGGAATTGAAAGACATGGTTCGCTTCATTGGAATATGGGGCATGGGTGGTATAGGAAAGACAACTCTAGCGAGAGttgtatttaagaaaatatgtaGCCAATTTGATATTAGTTGCTTCCTTGAAAATGTAAGGGAGATTTCTGGGAAAACTCATGACATGCTTACCTTACAAATAACACTTCTTTCTCATATGGAAGTGAAAGAattcacaattcaaaatttgGATGAAGGAAAGATCGTAATAGGAGGTATCTTACGCAACAACAGAGTTCTCCTGGTTCTTGATGATGTTGATGACGCAAGACAATTGGACAGTTTGGGTGTGAATGATCAAGGGAAGTTTGGCCCTGGGAGCAGGATTATAGTAACAACAAGAGACATGGAAGTACTAAAACCACatggaaaatttgaaatttgtaaaattggtcTGTTAAATTCTGATGAGTCCCTTCAACTTTTTTGTCAAAAAGCTTTTAGAATAGAGAAACCATCAGAACAACTATTGCAGTTGTCAAAAGTGGCTGTTCAACAAGCTGGAGGCCTTCCTCTGGCTCTTGAGATTATGGGTTCATCCTTCTGTGGGAGAAATGAATCCCAGTGGAAAGAATTTTTGGGTAAGAAAGAATACTCAAAGAAAGATATTGTGATGGAGAAACTTATAATAAGCTATCATGGGTTACCAGAAAGTTATCAGATTTTGTTTCTTGATATTGCATGTTTCTTCAACGGGTGGGTGAAAGAGCACGTGGAACAAATTCTAACAATTTGTTGCCGTTGTCCCGCAAATGGAATTGATGTTCTAATTGATAAATCACTGGCAACTTGTGATGGATCACGTTTAGGGATGCATGATTTACTTCAAGAAATGGGAAGAAAAATTGTTGTTGAAAAATGTCTGATAGATGCTGGCAAACGCAGCAGGTTGTGGTCACCCCATGACATTGATCAAGCACTAAAAAGAAAGAag AAAAAAGAATCGATTGAAGGTATAGTTTTGAAGTCGTCCACTGAGCCATACATTGCAAATTGGGATCCCGAAGCCTTCTCAAAGATGTACAATCTCAAATtccttataattaattttcacaatATACAATTTCCCCGTGGCCTCAAATGTCTTAGCAGTTCACTGAAAGTTCTTCGGTGGACAAAGTGTACTTTGGAAGCTCTGCCGCTTGGCGTGAAGCTAGAGAACCTTGTGATGTTAAAAATGCGTTACAGCAAAATAAAGAAGATCTGGAGTGATTCTCAA CATTTCAGAAGGTTGAAGTTCATTGATCTGAGCCATTCCGAAGATCTAATTGAAACTCCAATAGTTTCTGAGGTTCCATGTCTTGAAAGTTTGCTTCTTGAAGGTTGTAAAAACCTTGTCAAGGTTCACCAATCTGTTGGACTGCACACGAAGCTTGTTGTGTTGAACTTGAAAGATTGCATAAACCTTCAAATCCTTCCAACAAAGTTCAAAATGGATTCTTTGGAGGAATTGATTCTTTCTGGCTGCTCAAAACTTAGAAAGCGCACCAAGTTTGGAAAGAATGTGCAGTGTTTATCACTGCTTAATCTGCATAAATCAGAAAATCTTATCTGCCAACCAAAGTCTGTTTGCAATGTCAGTGGGACGAAAGTTCATTCAGAAAACCTTAAAGAGCTTTCTTTTTGTGGAGGAAAAGAACTAACATCCAAATCAACATGGAACTTACATCAATGGAGCTCAATATGTGGGAAGAAACTAGTTTCCAAGGAATTAAACTTGCCTCCTCTTTCTAGTTTATCAAGCTTGAAGTTCTTGAATTTAAGTTACTGTGACCTTAATGATGAATCAATTCCAGATGATCTTGGATCACTATCAtctttgttggggttagatctAAGTGGGAACAATTTTGTTAGGCCTAATTACTGCATTAGCAATCTTCATGCCCTGAAGAGTTTGACCTTAATTGATTGCCCAAGGCTTGAGTCTTTGCCAATGCTCCCACCAAATGTTCAATGTCTGTGTACAGCTAACAGTACTGAAATGAAACCCTTGAATTCAGATGCACATTTGCTATGGAAGATCTTTGAGCTGCACATGAATCAGGTATATTCATTATATACACCTTATTCTCTCCCTCATCTGCCTCCTATCCACCCTAATTATTTCCATAAAGTTTGTGTTTACCAAATGGAAGGTAGACCACATTTTATGTTCATCATTCCGGGGAGAGAAATTCAAAAATGGAATGAAGAGTGCTTTCTGGTTGATCCATCACATCATCCATATAACATGTTGGGTTGTGTTTCAGCTGCATCAATAATAGTGGAAGCACCTAAATACTGTGAGTCTAGTGGATGGTTAGGAATTGCAATATGCTTAGCATTAGAACCTTCAAATATGCAGGCTTCTCCTCAATCACATGTGAGTCCACATTCCATGGGAAATGAGGAAATTTGCATTTATTATTGGGCATGTAAAGCTCATAGTGGTGAACCTGACTTGATTTTCCCCATAGTACCTAAACATAGCCACTCAGTTCATGAATGCAATGAAGAAAAATGCCTTCTTCAACTGATATTTTATGTGGAGAATCATTCCAAGGCATGGAAGCCAAGTATAAGGAAGTGTAGGTGTAGTGTTATATTTAAGGAAGATGTTGAAGAATGGTGC tgtcCGAGGGTGCATACCAAGGCTTCAATGTTAAGTGGAGAATCTTCCTCAAACTCTTCGAGATGGACATACCATGTTTTTTTGAGTTTTCGTGGAGAAGACACACGCCTAGGTTTTACAGATCACTTGTACGCTGCCTTGGTGAGAAAGGGAATGATAACTTTCCGAGATGACAAGAATCTAGAGAAAGGAGATAAGATAGATAAAGAACTATTTAAAGCAATTAAAGAGTCCCTCGGGGCCATTGTGATTCTCTCTGAGAACTATGCCTCTTCCTCTTGGTGTTTGGATGAGCTCAACAAAATTCTGGAATCAAATAGAGTTCTGGGGAGAGAAGTTTTCCCAGTTTTCTGTGGGGTTAGTCCCAGTGAGGTTCAACACCAGACAACAACGAGTTTTGAAGAGGCTTTTCAGAAACATGAAAGAAGATTTGAGAAAGACACAGAAAAGGTGCGACAATGGAGAGATTCCTTGAAGGAGGTTAGCCAAATTCCTGGCTGGGAGTCCAAAAATTACCA GCATCAAACAGAGCTCATTGAAAACATTGTTGAATCAGTATGGACAAAGCTACGTCCCAAAATGCCATCTTTCAATGATGGGCTAGTTGGAATTGGCTCAAGAGTTAAGAAAATGGACTCACTGTTAAGCATGGAATCGAAGGATCACGCTCGCTTTATCGGAATATGGGGCATGGGTGGCATTGGAAAGACAACCCTGGCGAGAGTTGTCGTCAAGAAAATCCAGCATCAGTTTGATATTAGTTGCTTCCTTGACAACGTTAGAGAGATTTCAAAAGAAAGTGATGGCAGGATTCGTTTACAAGGaaaacttctttctcatttggcTATAAAAGGCTTAGAAATTAGAGATTTAGACGAGGGAAAGAACACAATAAGAGAACTTCTATTCAAGAAGAAAGTTCTTCTTGTCATTGATGATGTTGATGATACAAGCCAACTAGAGTGTTTGGCTGAGAGGTTAGAGTGGTTTGGCCCAGGGAGCAGAGTTATAATAACAACAAGAGACACACAAGTCCTAATATCACATGGCATAATTGAAAACTACAAAATTAACCTCTTAAATTCAGACGAATCCCTTCAACTCTTGAGCCAGAAAGCCTTCAAAAGAGATAAACCTGAAGAACATTATTTGGAGTTGTCAAAAGCTGTTGCCAAATATGCAGGAGGCCTCCCTTTAGCCTTGGAGCTGTTAGGTTCATTTCTGTGTGGAAGAAGGGAATCCCAATGGAAAGAAGTAGTTGATATGATAAGAGAAGTGCCCCCGAGTCATATTGCGATGCAATCGCTTAGAATAAGCTACAATGGGTTGCCCCTGCCTTATAAAACTTTGTTTCTTGATATTGCATGTTTCTTCAGAGGGAGGATAAAAGAGCTTGTGATACAAGCTTTAGAAATTTGTGAGCGTTATCCACCAGTTGGAATTGACCTTCTGGTTGAAAAATCACTGGCAACTTATGATGGCTTTACTATAGGGATGCATGATTTGCTTCAAGAATCAGCAAGGGAAATTGTTACAGAAGAAAGTTATGTGGATCCGGCAAAACGAAGTAGGTTGTGGACACTAGAGGACACAAATGAAGTATTAAAATACAATAAG GCAAATGAATCAATTGAAGGTATTGTTTTGAACTCGCCTGAAAAGGAAGAAGCTATTTGGGATCCTGAAGCGTTCTCAAGGATGTATAATCTTCAATTACTAATCATAAACTATCATGTAAATCTTCCCACTAGCCTCAAATGTCTTTGCAGTTCACTGAAATTTCTTCAGTGGATGAAGTATCCTTTGGAATCTCTGCCGCTTGGCGTGCAGCTAGATGAACTTGTAGAGTTGAAAATGCACTCCAGCAGAATAAAAAGGATTTGGAATGGAAATCAA GATTTTGCAAAGCTGAAGTTCATTGATTTGAGCTATTCTGAAGATCTAATTCAAACCCCAATAGTTTCTGGGGCTCCATCTCTTGAAAGATTGCTTCTTATAGGTTGTGTAAACCTTGTTGAGGTTCACCCATCAGTTGGACAACACAAGAGACTTGATCTATTGATGCTGAAAGATTGCAAGAATCTTCAAATCATGCCAAGAAAACTGGAAATGGATTCTTTGGAGGAATTGATTCTCTCTGGCTGCTCAAAACTTGAAAAACTCCCAGAATTTGGAGAGAACATGAAATCTTTATCACTGCTTAATGTGGAGCATTGCATAAATCTCCTTTGCCTGCCAAATTCCATTTGCAATTTGAAATCTCTTAGAAAACTCTACGTTTCTGGCTGCTCAAGAATCTCAACACTGCCAGATGGTATGAATGAAAATGAGTCTTTGGAGGAACTTGATGTGAGTAGAACTGAGATAACAGAAATTTCTTCATCTAAAGTTCGTTTAGAAATACTTAGAGAGCTCTCCTTTGGTGGAAGGAAAGAAACAACACCCAAATCACAAAACTTACTTCAATGGATCTCGAAGTTTATGGGACAATCAGATATGCATGAGTCAATCGTGCCTCCTCTTTCCAGTTTATTGGCTTTGGAATCCTTGGATTTAAGTTATAGAGATCTTACTGATGAATCAATTCCTAGTGATTTTGGTCCTTTGTCATTGTTGAAGCGTTTAGATCTGAGTGGTAACAATTTTGTTAACCCACCTGCCCAATGCATTATTAGTCTTTCTATGTTGCATACTTTGTCCTTCGATCATTGCCCAAGACTAGAATCCTTGCCAATGCTTCCACCAAATTTACAAGCTTTGTACGCAACTAATTGTCCTAAATTGAAACCCTTTCACTTGGATGAAGATACTCTATGGAAGATCTTTGAGTCACATTCACATGAGGATCCG ATTGAAGGGCCAGAACTTTGGTTCATAATACCAGGGAATGAAATTCCATCTTGGTTCAACAATCAAAACTCTCTTGCAATTGATTCATCAGATCAAACATATCAGAAGTTGTGCTGTGATTCAGTTACTTCAATAATAGTGGATGTACCTGAGGACTGCCAGTTAAGTGAATGGTGGGGAATTGCAGTGTGCCTTGTGTTAGAACCTTTAAACACGGATGTGCCATCTTCATCAAATGCAAGACCAACTTCTACTGTCAATGAGGAAATTGGCATTTATTACTGGGTCTGTAAAACTCCTGATAAAGATCCTGACCCAAATTTTCCTATAGCACCCAAGTTTGGTAACTTGCTGTATAAATTCAATGACCCTTACATCCATATTATATTCTTCAATGCTGATCATGTGTATATTCAGCATTATCTAAGTGGGGAGCAAACACAACTTGAAGTGgtcttttttgttgaaaatctTTCTGAATCATGCAAGGCAAGAATAAAGAAGTGTGGGTGCCGTGTGATTTGTAAGGAGAAAATTGAAGAATGGAGGAAGCACTCAGATGGTCTTAATATATCAAGAATAACAGAAACGAATGAAGATGAGGAACGACATGAATTGGAGGTGGAAGAACCTACTTCTCCAACCCTTGGTAAATGA